The sequence CACAATCCACTGCTTCCAGCAACATTTAATGGATATGTTTTTCAGCTTCATTCACATGGGCTGTCACTCAAGAATGGGAACTATGTTTAACTTCAGAAAATGTGGTGTGGCCAGCCAGCATTGATACCACCAAATTGTGTCAGAACCATGTCTAAAACACATCTAACATGGTTTGTAACTTTTCAGTTTTTTAAACTAGTTTAGCTATAATCATGCTTAAACATGGGTCCCCAAACTCTATTTAGGGGCTACAAAGCATATCCATAAGTCATTTGTTCAACACACCATCCCCAACATATTAGTTCTAGTGTTGAGCTCTGGAAAAGCAGCAATAGATGTTGCAACTAGAAGTTTTTGTTTGTTAAGATACAGGAACACATTAGGGTTCCAACACAAGAAACTTAAATGGGCTACACTATTGCCTTGCATCTTAAAATTTTAATTTAGATcatgagtaaaattttcaaatgtactCAAGTGACGTAGGACCAtatattccatttttaaaagtgattcaGGCACTTAGGAAGTTAAGTATCATTTAAAGTCGATGGGATTAAGGTGTTTTTGAGAATTTTACTCCTTGTCTACCCTGATAGCCCTCAGTGCCCAGTTACTAACGTAGCTGTACAGATGCAAACTTGTAGTAGAGACAGGGTAAGCTATTATAAGCCATGATTTTAACTGATGCAACTTACATCAGTTTCAAGCACCATTATTTTTCATGAGTGCAAATAGACAGAACTGCTATCTATACTAGGACTCTGCATTGATGCAGCTACACCAGTGGCTGTAATCAGGGCAAATCCCCAATGCAGACAAGGCCTAAAGTTCACATGTCCCAGAACCAAACTAATTCATCCAGAAAGTCAAGATTCAGTTAGAATATGACCAAAGGCCATACCGAAAATTACAGAAACACCATACAGGCCAATGGAAATTCAAGCATAGAACACTAATTATATAGCGGGGCTAGTCCAGTAGCAATGAACAGATGTCATATAAAGATATGAGCAGGAAATAAGCATATGAGGCATACTGTCCACCACCCACAGATAATTAATAATGTCAGCTATATATGGAGGATGCTATAACTAGTTCTCCCAACCTGGACCACTAGTGTGGTCCTCCAGGATTCCCCCTGCAAAACAAAGCTCAAATGAACACCATCCATAGTTCAAGTGCAGCAGAATAGCCAAGCCAGCCAGATTATCATTTCTTTTGCCACTGACAGAGGTGATGGACCCACATGTTTCCAGGGCAGGGTGTGTCCATCCCATTATTCTTACAAACAAAACCTAGTAAACAATTCATAttatggaaaaagaaaagaaaggaagagtCTGAATTAGGTACATCTTTTATATGTGCTCTAGTCCCTTTCTAAAGGGAAGTGGTATGCGTGAAGCAATTATTTTTGTAGAGCTGTTATGGTATGAAGAAAGACCTTGTTCTCTCAGTTACTTGAGTTAGAGCCAGGCAAAGCCCAATCTACTCAAGATAGCCACACAAATGAATGACTCAAATGAATTACATAATCAGGTTGCCACCATTTCAACTAAGTTGTGCtcttattttattaaattaactACTGAAAATGTTAGAGACTGAACTTGAGAAAAATCTTACCTCTAATGCCAAGGCAGTCTTGTCATAAGCACATGGTACTCTTTTTTGAATAGCTTTGGCATAGACCGGTCCATTCTGTGTTGATGGCAGAGGGTTGATCACTGCTCCAGGTGTACTGGATACAGAGGGAAGGGGACTTGTGGTCTGAGGTTGAGCATAAGCATGGGCAGGTTCTGGAATACCATAGCTGTTGGAATTCCTGTTCCCATGTTTCCCATGAGGGGATGATCTGACCAGCTTCTCTACATAAGGAACGGGGATCATCCCAATACGACCATCTTTGTTTCTGGCACTCCACCACTGGTCTTCAGGCTTCTCTACAATTACCAGTATCTCACCCTTTTTAAATGGCAGATCTTCAGCATCATTCCCAAGAAAGTCATAGAGAGTCCGAACATATTCCAAATTTTCTTCTGCAGTGGGAATGGTAGGGGCTGATCCAGATCCCATTGGTGGACTTGGATACCtgagtatttaaaaacaaaacaaaaaaaacaccacaccacTTTTAATAATAGATATTTACCTGACTCTGTATACTGGGTAACAATTTACTCTATCATTTCTTACAGTAGAATATTCATTAACATTAAAGAGATACTAAGAAATTCAGCTGTCACAAGATTGCTTCAAAGTGCTATCAAACTGGTATTTAGTACAACTAGTGCTTACTTGAAGTCTCTAAACAATGAGCTAAAGACTATACTGTGTAGTctcaacttttaaaaaagttataaTCTGTTCATGGAGGGTGGAGAAAAATGGGTGAAGGATGCATATTTTATCTTACTGATTCAACACAGCAAGGTACttctttattatttgaattacCTTAGCATCTAGAAGTCCTAGACATTGTGCTacgcactatacaaacacagcaCAAGAAGACATGCCCTGCTACAaaggcttacaatctaagtataagagaagagacaacagatggatattgTCAAGTTTTTcataggcatcacagcaaaggagatcTGAATAATGAGGTAGTTTCACAGAAgtggcagcatgggagaaagcacaaaggcatttgtttgaaaatttaacaagtaggTAGTGGAGGCTCGCATCACAGGACAGAGGCAGGCATCCACAACTTGATATTGAATGAGAGAGGATAGGTAGGGTAGAGATCGACTGTGAggggccttgaaagtgaatacAAGCAGCTTACATTTGTCATAAGAGAAAGGGAAGCCAGTGGAGGAATACAAAAAGAGGATGACATGGTCAAAGAGACAGACTTGAAAAATTAATtcacagcagcattctgaatggctaTGAGCAGAGCAAGAATGCATTTATCAGGGACAGAGAAAAGGATATTGCAGTAATCGAGATGCAAGATGATGAGAACCTGGAAGAGAGTTTTAGTTGTGTGGATAGATAGGAAGGttgtatcttagagatgttatgtAAAAATGTGCAAGATTTAGATATAGTCGGTATGTGAGGACCCAGAGAAGTTAGAGTTGAAGATGACACCCAGGTTACAGGCCTAAGCAACAGGCAGATGGTGTTATCCACAGTTATCAAGAAAAGAGGCAACAGGAAGAGTTTGGGAGAAaagattaagagctctgttttaaCCATGTTTAGCTTGAACTGGCAGCTGGACATCCATGAGGTGTCAGAAAGACAGGacaagattttagtttggacagaaggtgacatgtctggagtagagaggtagaTCTGTCAGTCATCAGTATAAAGATGGTAGTTGAACTTGTGTTTGTGGATGTGATTACCCAGAGATAAAATGGTGTAGAATTAAATGGAATTAAAACCCACTGTAAAATAGTCTTAATTTGCTGGGTAACTCTAGATAAATTGTccttacaaaaaaagcaaacttaAGACTTCAGCATGCATTCCTCTTTTTATGAATACAATAATCCTATAGTGCAAGGTTTGAAAAATCCAGTCCTCCATGACAAGGTGGCAGCTTCCCTGGGCAAGTATGGTGATCTAGTGTCAGTTTCTACAGAATTTAAGttcttatttaaaatgaaaaagtttCTAGTGCATATGGTTGCAGACTCCAATCTTGCCTTTCTAACTGCTGCTTTAGAACTTTTCTTAACTGAGTGAAATTAAAAAACCTGTTCAGATTATTGCTATTATGCAGAACCCTGTATGCAGCACTGAAACAGTCAAGAATCATGTCAGTTTTGTACTGCTACTGCATGGGAAAGAGATGAGCAGAGGCAGACAGTGGAGTTATTCAGGAGGAAGGAGGACCCAAAATACAAAGAAAAGTAGCAGAGTGTTTCCAATGCCTTTGCAGCAGAAGACAACCCAAGGCATAACTGCTGCTTCAACTGCCCTAGCTTCACTCCTTAGTACAGGGatgctcaaactgggggtcggtaCACCTCActggggtcatgaggttattacatgggggggttgcgagctgtcagcctccaccccaaaccccattttgcctccagcatttataatggtgttaaatatgtaaagaagggttttaaatggggggggggaggtcgcacacagaggcttgctatgtgaaagggatcaccagaacaaaagtttgagaaccactgccttagtaCTTCAGAAACAGCAAGaaaactgtatttaaaaataagcTCCCAGTAGCCTAGAACAGTGATTTCttcacagaaaaaaataatctgtaacacacacacacacacgctttatTTTGGTACTCAGCAGTTGTCCCATTccttaaaaaaatggaaaagaaaagtaTACTAAAATTGAGAACATAAAGGTACCCCATTTAGgtcattttcattttatttactaTTCATTTCATTACTATActtccacagtttgagaacattTCACAATCACACCTCACGGCAGCCAATGCAAGTGTTCCTTTTGCATTAGCATTTTGCCCATCATTGATCTAGCACTGGTGCACCACCAACTGTGGTAGTAACAGGGGAAGCACTAATGTAGGCCAGAAATAGATTTATCATGTTGGCTAACCCACAATGATAAGAACGTCTATGACCAGTCCATATTAATGCTTCCACtattgcagctgcactgctgttttACAGCACTTTCCTCACTGTTGATATAATACTGTACACAGAATAAAGAACAAGTTTACTGATGAACTTGTCAAAGCCAtaacattgcaaaaaaaaataacaagACTACCCATCAATTTAACAAGCTATTCAAGAAAAAACATACGGAACAATACTGGTTTAAAATGAACTTCTACTGAAGTCAGAAAGGACAAAAGAATACAATACTCTCAGAAAGCATATAGTCAAGAGCGAGAGCCCAGGTACACTTGCAATTGCAGTAAAAACTTGCATCTGATTCAAAGCACAAGTAACCAATAAACAGCTCAGAATAAACTGTTCACTTAAGTGAATATAATTGTTAGCTCTTAAATGCCAAAATGCTCCTCTACATTAAGTATTTTTCAGATGAGGGTTGAGCTGATCACTAAGTAAGCAACAAGCAGTTTTTTacattattcatttaaaaaaaaaaggatgaataGCATCTTCAAAACACGAGAACCCTGGAATAAGATATTCGACTGAAAAAAATTATATCAATGAATTTAGAAGGAGGGAAAAATCATCACGTACTTCCACGACCATGCAACTGGCTAGTGACACTGCTACCTGAGTCCTGCCCATATTCTAGCATATTACAAGAACACataatttgagaaatgctgcagcTGATAAAAATTAGTTCCCACCCCATCATCTCtttaaagagaaaaaacttttAGACCCTACCATCATGTCACTGAATTTCTACAGCTGTAAATTTTTAACATGAAGGCTTAATTAGGGTAACAGTTTAGATAATATGCTACAAGCAAAACTTCCTCTGCCTAATCAATCCCATTTGTAGTATTACAACTACTGCTAGGAAGCATGTCAGTATGAGTTaatttagggcccaattctgctttcTTTATGCTGGCAGAATTCCAATTGATTTCTATAGTTTTGCCTGCATACTGAGTATGTTCATTGAACTGAATCATACCTATATGCTCAAGGCCCATAAAGAGATGGCAAATGAGCAGGTTTGCCTGGGATCAAGTTAGATGGCACCAAGGCCTCAAATGGGTAAAGAAACCAAATTAAATCACTAAAGCACATGACTGAGAATAGAGGCTTAACTTCTAGGAAAGCAATGCAGCATCCAAGTGGAGAAGAATTAAGATAAGCAAGAGGACTGTGAAGGAATATCTGCAATGAGCCACAACCCTCCATTGATTGACAGTATGAGATACCAGGCAGTCCTGCTCAACTGCTCCTGCAAATGGGTAAGAACACCTGTCAATTACTGAGCAGCTGTCTTTCCTGCCAAAGTATGATCATCACTACTGAACATTTTCTAgcatttagtttaaaaaataccAAGTGATGCTGTTTCTATCAGGTCCCTGGCAAAACTATTCCACTTCTTAATAATTTTATCTGGAAGCTTTTCATGACAGCTCAAGTTTTTCTACTCAGTAGAATTTTTTGACAAGCCTATTTGACCCTTAGTCATCAAAAGCAAAACTAAGTTTGGAGCtaaatttaaaattaagaatCAGTTTAGCTGAAAAAGTTCTTTAAAAGACTGGTGTCACTAATAGGGAGACTTTAAACTGCCTAAATAAATAGAGCGAGCTAAGTCTGGattttaaattccattttgtTTCGCTTTctagtattattttattttcatataaCAACTCATTAGTAGCTGTTTGTGCAGGATTCCAAAGACACCAAAGCAGGGTGCTGAGAAAGACTTTATAAATGAAGAATAAAGAACAAGTTCAATCAATCATTTTCTAATGTAGTTTAGTGACACAGGCAAGTAGGGTCCTGTGCTGGATACAGGACAAAGCATGAGCTGGCTGCAGTGATTCATTTCTTTAGTTCATATTCTATAACAACATTTCCCAAAGTATGGGGCATGTAAGATACATTAAGATGGGTAGGTCTTTAACATCAGATAGTGAAACTAAGGGGgaatgcatattttattttattgaagggaaggggagagggtctCAGCTTTTAGAAGTTTAGGAAATGCTACCCTAGATACTAATGAAGACTAAAATCAATGAGTCACCATAGTTCAACTGAGTCTGTGCATGGGTTCTAAGCAGTTATACTGTTTTCATTCATATCAGCCCGAGGCACAGGAGTAAGAAGGAATATGGACCCAAGCACAAACTTCAGAGAGTACCACCTCTGCCGGATCTGAGGCAGGGAAGCACAGTCCCCAACTGCACAGACAAGCAGAGGGATGGCACCTAAGTACAGTCGGAGAACAGGCTGGATACAACATACGACCACTCCCTCACTCAAGGCAACTGCAGTCACGAAGGTGAAGGGGGCCCAGCGCCTTTGCACGAGAGCTCCCAAGGCGATGGGGCTATACGAGCATTAGGGTGGCCCATCGAAGGTGGCACGTACCTGGGCGCGGGCTCGATGAGGGTGGTGGTGTCCAGGTAGTGGATCTTGTAGAACTCCAGCAGCGCCGACAAGTGCTCGAACTCCTGGTCGCCGATCTTGAAGCGGCGGCTGGGCAGCGAGTTGATGATGTAGTGGGAGACCCGCGAGTTCTCGGACACCGACAGCACGTAGTCCCCCGGGCAGGTGGACGAGTCCCGCACCAGGAACATGCCGTGCCGCTGCCCCTGCA comes from Mauremys reevesii isolate NIE-2019 linkage group 18, ASM1616193v1, whole genome shotgun sequence and encodes:
- the CRKL gene encoding crk-like protein gives rise to the protein MSSAARFDSSDRSSWYVGPLSRAEAQTRLQGQRHGMFLVRDSSTCPGDYVLSVSENSRVSHYIINSLPSRRFKIGDQEFEHLSALLEFYKIHYLDTTTLIEPAPRYPSPPMGSGSAPTIPTAEENLEYVRTLYDFLGNDAEDLPFKKGEILVIVEKPEDQWWSARNKDGRIGMIPVPYVEKLVRSSPHGKHGNRNSNSYGIPEPAHAYAQPQTTSPLPSVSSTPGAVINPLPSTQNGPVYAKAIQKRVPCAYDKTALALEVGDIVKVTRMNINGQWEGEVNGRKGLFPFTHVKIIDPQNPDENE